The DNA region ACAAATAGCAATTATAGGATAACCGATTTGGTCATGAATGGCGAATGATGACCAGTCTTTACCCATTGTCATGAAACATTGTCAGAAAATATGGTAATACCTCATGACTTTGTATCAGCGCTATTGATGGGATTGAATGCATAATAGTGAGGTGAAAGGCGAAGGCCAAAACCATTCAACTATTGCCACGGGGCCTATGATTGGGTATCTCATCTTGGAAAAGACTGGGATGAAGTGTGCTACTCTCATACCATCCCACCAGCGACGGAGAATTAACATCATGACCTTCTGCTTTGGATGCCCCAGCTGCCCCCTTGAATGCGTCTACTCCCGTAGCGTAGCAGTAAACACAGCCATGACGGCATGTCCCATAGACTCCTATGTCCTTACTTTGAACGCAACCGCAAGCGGCCCGCTGATGAGGGTCCTTTTTATTCGTTACCCTGATGCCAAAGACCCTTTCAATGTATTCATCATCAATGCATTTCCCAGGTTTGATCCCAAAAGGAAGGAGGTCATATTCTTCCGCACAACTCACGATTTCCATCCCGGAGTCTTCGGCCACATTGGCCATAGTCGAGAGCAGACTTGCTACATCAGGATTTTCCGGAGTACAGGGTTCGAAGTATATGCCTTGTTTGGCAAGCCGCGCAAGCCGGACACCGGCCCCATGATAATCATCTACCAAGCTCACAACAACACGCCTGGTCTTACCCCGCAGTGCCTTCGCGATCTCTCGAAAGCGTCTTTCATGGTACTGCCGGATTCCATGATGAAAAGATCGGTAGTAAGGACTTTCATGACGAGGGGTTCCATGGTCGTGGACCCCATGATCGCAGGTTCCATAACCCCGGACTCCATAACTGAAGGCACCGTGATCGCAAGCTCCATGACCACGGGCCCCTTGACCGCAGGCTCCATGATCCTGGACTTCATGACAAGCCTGGCCGTCGACATTTCCCCAAAGTACCGGATCGTAGCGCCAAATCACCCTTTCGGGCGATATCCTCTCCGAAAGCTGTTCAAAGGTACGTAAGATTTCTTCGAGCTGCGGCACGCCAGGCTCTATCAACTTGGGGTAACCATTCACCGTGAACTGAAAATAGTAGCGCAGGCCCATGCCGTCAAGTTCATCCAGATAAGGTATGAGAGGTTTCGGGTCTTTGCTCCAGAATACGATCACATCCACATCTTCTGGCCGCAAAGAGACCTCCACAATCTGCTTTCTATTGAAGGGGTTCGGGAATGTGCAGTAGCCTGCCCTAATCCGGTTCATAAACCATTCCGGGTAAAATTTAGGGATATCGGTGCGTCTGCTTGCACTGATAATCAAATATGCTCACCTACTTCAAAGTCAATTGGACATGTTAGCCATTTTTCTATGATGCTATTACAACATAAGTAATCATGAACCATTTTGGCTATATCCGACGAAGCAAGAGGTGATCAAAGCAATCACTCATTCTAAATACCTGTTGTCTTTGTTCTCTCTCTATCCATAAGTGCCAATAATCTCGACAACTATTACTTTCCGAAGAGTAAACCAATAATGGCGACTCAAGGATCGCATGATGGAATCGCATTTCCGGCTTCACCGTTTGGTTTGTACAAGCAACCGGTTCAACTGGAAAATACGGGTACTATTATTTGAGCACCCGCTCTGCAAGTCTGGCAAGGAACCCTCGAGATAGCGAAATAGCGCCTTCAGGGCACATCTCATGGCAACAAAAGCACCGGATGCAGGTTTTGTCGTCTATGATGGCTTTCGCATCTGTCGACATTTTTATAGCCTGAGGTGGGCATGATGCAGCGCATGCCCTGCACCCAACGCATATAGACGGATCAACCCTCGGATGCGCGGTGAAATAGCCCCTGATTCCTTTGATCATTTTGAAAATCCCGGAGGTTGCACGTGTCGCCGGCGGAATCTCAAAATCGGTAATATGAAAGTTCTCGGGACTATCCCCAATAATTTCGATTTCTTCAGGTTTTGTGTTCCCTATCCCTAAATCCCTGGCGACCCTCAGATATGGCACCTGCACCGGATCGCAATTAACAAGGCGGAGAGATACTGCATCAATGGCGACGGCGTCGTCTGACGCGAGAATTGCGCCTACCGGCCTTATTCGGCCATGAGAAGGCCCATCTCCATCCATGGCTATCACTGCATCCACCAATGAAAGCCGCGGCTTGATCAGGGTTAGAAGATCCAGCAGCATTTGAGAAAAGGCGTCAGGATCGTTGTACCTCAAATGCATCTTCATCTTCTGCAGGCCAGAAATGCACCCGAAGAGATTTTTGACCGCCCCGGTGTATGTCATGAACCCATGAGTCTTCATCTTCGCCACATTGATAAGTGAACCTGCTTCCAAAACCGGACGCGCCAGAATGAATTCCTTGCAGATATGGCCGGCGGGATGCTTGACCGAAACCCCATCCTCAAAGGGTACGATCGGAATGCCCAGCGAACTGCAGGCCGAGGCTATTCCACATTTTTCGGCCACGCTCAGGGTATCGCCCCGTCCCGGGCTATCCCCAACTATTACGTCGGCGCCCGCTTGCTTGAAGAGTCCAGCTGTAGCGGCCACAACCTCAGGATGGGTCGTGACCGCCCGCGACGGTGCATAAGGAGAAAGCATATTAGGCTTGATCAAGACTGTCCTATCCTCTGGAATAAAAGCCTGCGCGCCTCCGAGGAGATCAATCGCTGCTTTGATCGATTCTACGACCTTTTCGCCGGAATATGAATCACACCTTATCAGAGCAACCCGAGTTTTTCCCATAATTTGAAATCCTACCTTACGTTAAATGTTATGGAATACCAATAGATATATTACCAGACATTCCGGCGCCTGTTGGTTCTTGTGCTCACGGAGAGAGCGGCGTCAATAGCGACATTGACATCGCGATCATTCCTCCTGATTTAGCCCAACTTTTGCCTTACCCGACACTCTGAAATGATTAGAGAATAGGCCTGGGGCGCTGGAGCTGGGCTAGTTGACCCTTTCACCGACGGCGCGTGCCAATACCCGGCTAAAGCTTAAGACAAGGATCTTGTCGCCGCCAAAATGCCATCAAACTGGCTCTTCATTTCCATGATGGCGCTCGATATATTCTCAGATATACCGTCGGTATTCGCTTCCGCTTTAGGCTATTGCTATTTCCAAGTGGGTTGCCACGAATCGGCATTCGGATGCTACCGTCATGCCCCGACTGGACTCCTGACCCACAATCTCCTTAAGCTATGGCTGTAATCTCAGCCGCAAATAGAGCCAATGATCCGGGCAATCTATACCAAGACTACAATCCATAATGAAACTAACATGAGCGCTGATATGAAGCCCCTTATCTATCCGTGGGGCCAGCATCTCCGCCAACGTCCGTCTGAGATAACCAAGATCCTTGCCTTCAATGGTGACAACACGGATAGCATTGGGATCATTTGAGTTTTCTTTTTCACGCAGGAGGTAGACTTCATCGCCCACATGGAGAGTTTTGAGATTTTCCGGCCGGTCATCATATCTGGTTCCGACCACACGAGCATAGAATCCCTTTACATTTTCATAATAGTCGTAAACCTCTATCATCTGTTCGCCAAGAAGCACTCCCCACATAAATCCTTGCGGAACATGCTTCCCGCCATAAGGTCGATGGAAGGAATGATGGTATTCCTCTGCGAAAGCATTGAGTAGAATATCGGGCGGGACCAATTCCTTCACCAGTCTTATCTCTTGATGCCGCCATTTGGGGATCCCAGCCAGATCATTGGTCCCTGGGGCAAGCGCCCCCTTGCGAAGGAACGCGATGCCTCGCAGCATGGTGCCCAAATGATAGTCATCTTCCCCAAAGCCATCTAGCAAGCCTTTAGCGAGAGCTTCTTGGATGACATCTCTCATTATATTTCCCCCTATCTCCCTGATATAACCTCCCTGAAATTGACGGGACTCACCAGTGCTGGCATCCTCGCGGAGAATAGTGCCAGTGGTTAGAACAGCACTGCCGTCTAGCATCGTCCGCCACGGATGTTCGCCAGGGATTATGTTGGTAATTGACATCATAATGGATAATGGCAAACGACAGCGTTTCTGATTTCGCTGATGCCTGGCTTTCACATATCGATCAATATCGATCTGCCCGGTTTTGCATATTTATACCAACTCCCCGTTGAAATCTGGCGCGGCACCCCTTCATTCATTTAACCGAGACTCGATTATCCTGGCGGCCTCCCAGAGATCAATCGCATGATACCGAATTCCATCCGTTCGAGGTCTGCGGACAAGAATTGCTGGAATCCCAACAGACTCTGCCCCGGCAATGTCGGCTATAGGATTATCGCCAACCATCCAAGCTCTGGCCGGATTTCGAGCGGCCTCGAGAGCGATAAGAAATGATCTGGGATGTGGCTTTTCATATCCGATTGCAGCAGAGGAAAGGCATTTTGTGACCAGATGATCCAGTCCAATGCCTGAGACAATTTGCTCTAATTCAGGGATGTGGTTGGAGAGAATAATATGGCTCCATCCGCGATCTGCGAGATACTCAAGAACCCCAAGGGAATCTTCATAAAGGCAGTAACCACATGGATCGACTATCCTTTTGCGTACCAGACGTGATAGTTCAACAGCGCGTTGCCAGCTCAACCCGACCGCATGGTATGTCTGAGCAAAGATGGCCTCAACAGCTGCCCACCAGGCGCCAGGGGATGAAAGCTCCGGATGTGGCACATCAGGTTGGTGCCAAGGGAAGCCCCGCTGCAGATGGTGGCGTATCTGAGCAATCTCGACTTGGTGACCTGGCTCATTGTCATCAAGAACCTGCAAGAGCGCACTGCTCCACATGCCAGGACGGTGTGCGAGAGTGCCATCAAAATCCCATATAATGGTGGGGTGGCTTTGCATCACCATCTCATCATCCTCCCCTTTGTGCCAATCCTGAAATACCATCCCTTTGCATCAGTCCTGCAATTCTATCCCTTTGCGCACCCCTGCGATTCCATTTCATGAAATGATGCAGCAGTCACATCTTCGGCTCGTATTTCTGATACACGTGAAACCGTCCCCTCCATGAGGCCATGCCTCCAGCCATCCTTTCAATAGTGGGTAAAGGAGCCCTACATTCAAATCCGACCCGTGCGATTTCTGTGGTTATATTCAACATCTGACTGCAAATTCCTGGTGAGATTCACTCCAATTGGCATTCTCTACAGGGAACATATAGATAAGCAAGCCCAAATTCAGAAGTTGAGCCCGTTGTGGAGAATATGCACAAGGAGCGAGCCTGCGGCGCACGCAAGGTTGCAACTGCGCGGGAGATTGTGACAACCGATCTTTATCCCCTGGAGTGCGCGCATGGTTGCAACTTTGGCGTTGGCCATCTGCAGCTATGGGGTCTTATTAATGGCATGCTCTCCGAATCGCCTCAGGAACAGGCCCTTGCTGTCCGGCTCATGTAGACAGGGCAAAAAGGTTTCGGGTCCTTGCTCCAGAACACAATCACATCCACATCCTCCGGCCGCAAAGACACCTCGATAACCTGCTTTTTATTGAACGGGT from Bacillota bacterium includes:
- a CDS encoding DUF1848 domain-containing protein, which translates into the protein MIISASRRTDIPKFYPEWFMNRIRAGYCTFPNPFNRKQIVEVSLRPEDVDVIVFWSKDPKPLIPYLDELDGMGLRYYFQFTVNGYPKLIEPGVPQLEEILRTFEQLSERISPERVIWRYDPVLWGNVDGQACHEVQDHGACGQGARGHGACDHGAFSYGVRGYGTCDHGVHDHGTPRHESPYYRSFHHGIRQYHERRFREIAKALRGKTRRVVVSLVDDYHGAGVRLARLAKQGIYFEPCTPENPDVASLLSTMANVAEDSGMEIVSCAEEYDLLPFGIKPGKCIDDEYIERVFGIRVTNKKDPHQRAACGCVQSKDIGVYGTCRHGCVYCYATGVDAFKGAAGASKAEGHDVNSPSLVGWYESSTLHPSLFQDEIPNHRPRGNS
- a CDS encoding DUF362 domain-containing protein — encoded protein: MGKTRVALIRCDSYSGEKVVESIKAAIDLLGGAQAFIPEDRTVLIKPNMLSPYAPSRAVTTHPEVVAATAGLFKQAGADVIVGDSPGRGDTLSVAEKCGIASACSSLGIPIVPFEDGVSVKHPAGHICKEFILARPVLEAGSLINVAKMKTHGFMTYTGAVKNLFGCISGLQKMKMHLRYNDPDAFSQMLLDLLTLIKPRLSLVDAVIAMDGDGPSHGRIRPVGAILASDDAVAIDAVSLRLVNCDPVQVPYLRVARDLGIGNTKPEEIEIIGDSPENFHITDFEIPPATRATSGIFKMIKGIRGYFTAHPRVDPSICVGCRACAASCPPQAIKMSTDAKAIIDDKTCIRCFCCHEMCPEGAISLSRGFLARLAERVLK
- a CDS encoding HAD-IA family hydrolase, whose translation is MVMQSHPTIIWDFDGTLAHRPGMWSSALLQVLDDNEPGHQVEIAQIRHHLQRGFPWHQPDVPHPELSSPGAWWAAVEAIFAQTYHAVGLSWQRAVELSRLVRKRIVDPCGYCLYEDSLGVLEYLADRGWSHIILSNHIPELEQIVSGIGLDHLVTKCLSSAAIGYEKPHPRSFLIALEAARNPARAWMVGDNPIADIAGAESVGIPAILVRRPRTDGIRYHAIDLWEAARIIESRLNE
- a CDS encoding DUF1848 family protein produces the protein MIISASRCTDIPKFYPEWFMNRIRAGYCTFPNPFNKKQVIEVSLRPEDVDVIVFWSKDPKPFCPVYMSRTARACS